A genomic region of Ferroacidibacillus organovorans contains the following coding sequences:
- a CDS encoding polysaccharide deacetylase family protein codes for MVGNEARHYPHILRKIIHDGNELGNHTSNHPKLSQLTEKEILACDESIEDVTGFRPVLLRPPGGHISDRLLTLSRKTGHILIMWTWDVDAKDWMKPGIRTIVRKIVDHVDPGDIIILHDGGGRRTQTVEALPLILSDLARRGYACVSVSELFSQTHLQNLKPQK; via the coding sequence GTGGTAGGAAATGAAGCCAGGCACTATCCGCACATCTTGCGCAAAATCATACACGACGGCAATGAACTCGGAAATCACACATCCAATCACCCAAAACTCAGCCAGTTGACGGAAAAGGAAATCCTGGCGTGCGACGAGTCGATAGAAGATGTGACAGGCTTTCGTCCTGTCTTGTTACGCCCGCCCGGCGGGCATATCAGCGATCGCCTGCTCACACTCAGTCGCAAAACTGGGCATATTTTGATCATGTGGACATGGGATGTCGACGCCAAAGACTGGATGAAGCCAGGGATTCGCACCATTGTGCGAAAGATTGTAGATCACGTCGATCCAGGCGATATCATCATCCTGCATGACGGCGGTGGCAGACGTACGCAGACGGTCGAGGCGCTTCCGCTCATTTTGTCTGACCTGGCTCGCCGCGGTTATGCGTGCGTTTCTGTCAGCGAATTGTTCAGCCAGACACATCTTCAAAATCTAAAGCCACAAAAATAA
- a CDS encoding polysaccharide deacetylase family protein, whose protein sequence is MNLLATVMISLLLPCIAQMNAAKPDIWGNGVTRIPASGQQLWEARAPHHVFFHVKTTKRIVALTFDDGPHPSYTPAILTILHDHHAHATFFCGRK, encoded by the coding sequence ATGAATCTACTCGCAACCGTCATGATCTCACTGTTGCTTCCATGCATCGCTCAAATGAACGCGGCAAAACCGGATATCTGGGGAAACGGCGTCACACGAATTCCCGCTTCTGGCCAACAACTATGGGAAGCGCGCGCGCCCCATCACGTTTTTTTTCACGTCAAGACCACAAAGCGAATTGTGGCACTCACCTTTGATGACGGGCCGCATCCATCCTATACGCCAGCCATCCTCACGATCCTTCACGACCACCACGCACACGCGACTTTTTTTTGTGGTAGGAAATGA
- a CDS encoding GerAB/ArcD/ProY family transporter, which produces MSQQKAREGGVALRTGRVGGLELGALLTVYGSTDIFLSFPSRLAQHGAQGAFFIPVLSALLMLVALFIVFLLQRSAAKRNWLESLEENLTHFLTMPIALALSLYFLLQTALNAREFAETIITTVLPVTPTSIIILLLLLTVFYYAMAGYEGFTRVSILLGTVMLVGLIVLTLLPMTWFRRDLLFPILGNGPLALATSSFRNTGEFPQLLLVMILAATLRNHKHTLRVGVISISFSAVIMSVVLLVFIGTFAEAVTGAVPFPLYQLARVIYVGRYIQRLESIFVFLWISAAVIKLGFGLWLTGYLYAHAFRMPLYRPLLPMFIVLIYVIAFLPPDLPTVQMLYENYFERYSWIVTLALPVGLAAIARLIEWVKSRRHRGRNRGKHDDSQASEEPRTRLGFRKKVLR; this is translated from the coding sequence ATGAGTCAGCAAAAGGCGCGTGAGGGCGGAGTCGCATTGCGTACAGGCAGAGTGGGCGGACTCGAACTCGGTGCGCTTCTCACAGTCTATGGATCAACCGACATCTTTCTCAGCTTTCCATCGCGTTTGGCCCAGCATGGCGCGCAAGGTGCTTTTTTTATCCCAGTTCTCAGTGCGCTCCTCATGCTTGTGGCGCTGTTTATTGTGTTTCTCTTGCAGCGGTCTGCCGCAAAGCGTAACTGGCTTGAATCGCTGGAAGAGAATTTGACCCATTTTCTCACGATGCCGATCGCGCTGGCGCTGTCCTTATATTTCTTGCTGCAGACAGCGCTTAACGCGCGTGAATTTGCGGAAACGATCATCACCACTGTGCTTCCGGTGACACCGACTTCAATTATAATTCTCCTGCTGTTGCTGACGGTGTTTTACTATGCGATGGCAGGCTACGAAGGATTTACACGCGTTTCTATCCTGCTTGGGACTGTCATGTTGGTGGGACTCATCGTGTTGACCCTTTTGCCGATGACGTGGTTTCGCCGCGACCTGCTATTTCCCATTCTTGGAAACGGCCCGCTTGCACTCGCGACAAGCAGTTTTCGCAACACGGGGGAATTTCCACAGCTTTTGCTTGTGATGATTCTGGCGGCGACTCTGCGCAACCACAAGCACACGCTGCGCGTTGGTGTCATAAGCATCTCCTTTTCAGCGGTGATCATGTCAGTCGTTCTTCTGGTGTTTATCGGCACGTTTGCCGAGGCGGTGACCGGAGCGGTTCCTTTTCCACTGTACCAACTCGCGCGAGTCATTTACGTGGGGCGGTATATTCAACGGCTGGAGTCCATTTTTGTGTTTTTATGGATCTCTGCCGCAGTCATCAAGCTAGGGTTTGGTTTATGGCTTACGGGGTATCTCTACGCTCACGCGTTTCGTATGCCGCTTTATCGACCGCTGCTTCCGATGTTCATCGTGCTGATCTATGTGATTGCCTTTTTGCCGCCAGACTTGCCGACAGTGCAGATGCTTTATGAGAATTATTTTGAGCGGTACAGTTGGATTGTGACCCTCGCGCTTCCGGTTGGTCTTGCCGCGATCGCGCGTCTTATCGAGTGGGTTAAGTCGCGGCGCCATCGCGGCAGAAACCGCGGAAAACACGATGACAGCCAAGCGTCTGAAGAGCCGCGAACACGTCTTGGCTTTCGAAAGAAGGTGCTGCGATGA
- the rnhA gene encoding ribonuclease HI translates to MSLVHVDLYTDGACSGNPGPGGWSAILVSRAREKELSGGEPETTNQRMEILAAVEGLKALKKPCDVALYSDSAYLINCINEKWYVKWRKNGWVNSKQEAVKNRDLWEQLLPLLELHRVTVVKVKGHSGHVYNERCDALARAAVGGKRRAE, encoded by the coding sequence ATGTCACTTGTACACGTCGATCTTTACACGGATGGAGCATGCAGTGGAAATCCCGGGCCAGGTGGCTGGTCGGCGATTCTGGTAAGCCGTGCCCGCGAGAAAGAGCTATCCGGCGGTGAGCCAGAAACGACAAATCAGCGCATGGAGATTCTCGCCGCCGTGGAAGGGCTTAAGGCGCTAAAAAAACCGTGCGATGTTGCGCTATACAGCGATTCGGCTTATCTCATCAACTGCATCAACGAGAAGTGGTATGTGAAGTGGCGAAAGAATGGGTGGGTGAACAGTAAGCAAGAGGCTGTCAAGAACCGCGATTTGTGGGAGCAGTTGCTGCCACTGCTTGAACTGCACCGCGTCACGGTTGTCAAAGTCAAAGGCCACAGTGGACACGTGTACAATGAGCGGTGTGACGCGCTGGCGCGCGCGGCAGTGGGTGGAAAAAGACGCGCGGAGTGA